A genomic window from Flavobacterium sp. I3-2 includes:
- a CDS encoding TetR/AcrR family transcriptional regulator yields MKEAILNKSLKMFVVHGFKSITMDDIAKEMGISKKTIYQHFDSKNELVKATVEYVYDSASNRMKKISGKCETPIHEYFETRECVSELLGHNIQPSSIYQFNKYYPDLSKWIEDKRHKDFDTTIIRNLTEGVELGLYRKNIDIDFIGRIFFALPSSFLHNELFQESLKMSSLEELNMKFLEYHLRGIVTPKGLEVLEQILKEIN; encoded by the coding sequence ATGAAAGAAGCAATTTTAAATAAATCGCTAAAAATGTTTGTTGTCCATGGTTTTAAATCCATAACTATGGATGATATAGCTAAAGAAATGGGAATTTCTAAAAAAACGATTTATCAACATTTTGATTCAAAAAACGAGTTAGTTAAAGCAACGGTTGAGTATGTTTATGATTCTGCTTCTAACCGAATGAAAAAAATATCAGGAAAATGCGAAACACCAATACACGAGTATTTTGAAACAAGAGAATGTGTATCTGAATTGTTAGGACACAATATTCAACCAAGTTCTATTTATCAATTTAATAAATATTATCCAGATTTATCTAAATGGATTGAAGATAAAAGACATAAAGATTTTGATACAACAATTATAAGAAATCTTACAGAAGGAGTAGAGTTGGGATTATACAGAAAAAATATTGATATTGATTTTATAGGAAGAATATTTTTTGCATTGCCATCTTCTTTTTTGCACAACGAATTATTTCAAGAGTCATTAAAGATGAGTTCGTTAGAAGAATTAAATATGAAATTTTTGGAATATCATTTAAGAGGAATTGTAACTCCAAAAGGATTAGAAGTTTTAGAACAAATTTTAAAAGAAATAAATTAA
- a CDS encoding TolC family protein encodes MKKLTVALVALLFGNIVQAQQVLTLKDAVNFALENKAEAIKAKLDVKNSEFMIDEVRASALPQISANGGLTYNAILQETALDFGGTSQVIKMGKPWQSTASVSLNQQIFNQAVFTGLKAAKSTREFYQINAKLTNEQVIEKVASTYYELYKTKSQIETLDKTIENTTRVRDVIQSLFNSGLAKKIDLDRMNVTLNNVISSKQQLINGLELQENSLKYLIGMDINNEIELPENTFEITSLAFVEDAHTSLNRTEIELLEKQGELYDLNLKATIAQGYPTLSLTGNYGYLGIGDKMPWFQHYPNAYWSDYASVGLNLNIPIFNGGVNRAKIKQAKVDIEKFNADVNDAKLGLSLEFENAKAQITNSLITLNTQKENVQLAKQVLENVENNYKNGLATLTDLLEAETSYSDAQNNQTNALLDYKLAEVQLIKAKGELNSLTK; translated from the coding sequence ATGAAAAAGCTCACAGTTGCTTTAGTTGCTTTACTGTTCGGAAATATAGTTCAGGCGCAACAAGTTTTAACGCTAAAAGATGCGGTAAATTTCGCTTTAGAAAATAAAGCAGAAGCTATAAAAGCTAAATTAGATGTCAAAAATAGCGAGTTTATGATTGACGAAGTTAGAGCAAGTGCGCTGCCTCAAATCAGTGCAAATGGTGGTTTAACTTATAACGCTATTTTACAAGAAACAGCTTTAGATTTTGGTGGAACTTCTCAAGTAATTAAAATGGGTAAACCATGGCAATCAACAGCTTCGGTTTCGTTAAATCAACAAATTTTTAATCAGGCTGTATTTACAGGTCTAAAAGCTGCTAAATCAACGCGTGAATTTTATCAGATTAATGCTAAGTTAACAAACGAGCAGGTTATTGAGAAAGTAGCTTCAACTTATTACGAATTGTATAAAACTAAGTCTCAGATTGAAACTTTAGATAAAACAATCGAAAATACAACACGTGTTCGTGATGTAATTCAAAGTTTATTTAATAGTGGTTTAGCTAAAAAAATTGATTTAGACCGTATGAATGTAACTTTAAATAATGTTATAAGTTCTAAACAACAATTAATCAATGGATTAGAATTACAAGAAAATTCATTGAAGTATTTAATCGGAATGGATATTAATAATGAGATTGAACTTCCTGAAAATACGTTTGAAATTACTTCTTTAGCTTTTGTTGAAGATGCACATACAAGCCTAAACAGAACCGAAATTGAATTGTTAGAAAAACAAGGCGAACTTTATGACTTGAATTTAAAAGCTACTATAGCTCAAGGATATCCAACATTGAGTTTAACAGGTAATTACGGTTATTTAGGAATTGGAGATAAAATGCCTTGGTTTCAACATTATCCAAATGCATATTGGTCAGATTATGCTTCAGTTGGTTTAAATTTAAATATTCCAATTTTTAATGGTGGTGTAAATAGAGCAAAAATCAAACAAGCAAAAGTGGATATTGAAAAATTTAATGCTGATGTGAATGATGCTAAATTAGGTTTAAGTTTAGAATTCGAAAACGCTAAAGCACAAATTACAAACTCATTAATTACTTTAAATACACAAAAAGAAAACGTGCAATTGGCGAAACAAGTTTTAGAAAATGTTGAGAATAACTATAAAAACGGTTTGGCAACATTAACAGATTTGTTAGAAGCTGAGACTTCGTATTCAGATGCTCAAAACAATCAAACAAATGCTTTATTAGATTATAAACTGGCAGAAGTTCAGTTAATTAAAGCTAAAGGAGAATTAAATTCATTAACGAAATAA
- the rbfA gene encoding 30S ribosome-binding factor RbfA — METNRQKKMGALLQGDLVDILQGEVRKNGISNLIISVSKVTVTTDLSIAKVYLSIFPNEKAAELLTAIKTNAPLIKHDLAQRVKNQLRKVPNLMFYIDDSLDYIEKIDNALKAEENPIVDRDLLARRKKK; from the coding sequence ATGGAAACAAACAGACAGAAAAAAATGGGTGCTTTATTACAAGGTGACTTAGTTGACATCTTACAAGGTGAAGTACGTAAAAACGGAATATCTAATTTAATTATATCCGTTTCTAAAGTAACCGTAACTACTGATTTATCTATTGCTAAAGTTTATTTAAGTATTTTTCCTAACGAAAAAGCTGCTGAATTGTTAACTGCAATTAAAACTAACGCACCGTTAATTAAACATGATTTAGCGCAGCGTGTAAAAAATCAATTACGTAAAGTTCCGAATTTAATGTTTTACATCGATGATAGTTTAGATTATATCGAAAAAATTGACAATGCATTAAAAGCTGAAGAAAATCCGATTGTTGATAGAGATTTATTAGCACGTAGAAAGAAAAAATAA
- a CDS encoding primase-helicase family protein, with protein MNLDIPYIRVGTSYFKIIDKPLISGDKVKVMVRWNRETIISDHGRSFLNKVLKLDGFCCIPNHFGYAQIVGDFYNTYNELPMKPIDKKFSLEELEKLIPNSLQFMYHIFGEQKEFGLDYIKLLYEKPTQTLPILCLVSKERSTGKSSFIKWLKAIFGMNMTYIKGDSFGSQFNSDWASMLIVAIDEVFFDKKEITERLKYLSTTDKDKIEAKGKDRQEIEFFAKFILCSNNEDNFIQIDEEEIRFWIRKIRPIQTEDVFFLKKLYKEIPYFLKFLQTRKYFSEQKTRMWFKPEQIMTASLLKLVNRNKEEILILELLHECFEKIDEEELKVAPNDLYLLLRRHNSKISISANEIRNILKRWNFNPEDNTKSYQGIELLSHGEFIKVDRRGRFYTIKKFLFYKLFDALMQNDDKAL; from the coding sequence ATGAATTTAGATATTCCATATATCCGAGTCGGCACTTCTTATTTCAAAATAATCGATAAGCCCTTAATTTCGGGCGATAAAGTTAAAGTTATGGTTCGCTGGAACCGGGAAACTATTATTTCCGATCATGGTAGATCATTTTTAAACAAAGTACTTAAGTTAGACGGATTTTGCTGCATCCCCAACCATTTTGGCTACGCACAAATCGTTGGTGATTTTTATAATACGTACAATGAGCTTCCTATGAAGCCCATTGACAAAAAGTTCTCGTTAGAGGAACTCGAAAAGCTCATTCCGAATTCGCTACAGTTTATGTACCACATTTTTGGCGAGCAAAAAGAATTCGGGTTGGATTACATTAAACTTTTATACGAAAAACCAACACAGACGCTGCCTATTCTTTGTTTGGTAAGTAAGGAACGCTCCACTGGTAAAAGTTCATTTATCAAATGGCTGAAAGCTATCTTCGGTATGAACATGACGTACATTAAAGGCGATTCGTTTGGTTCGCAATTTAATTCTGACTGGGCAAGTATGTTGATTGTCGCTATTGACGAAGTGTTTTTTGATAAAAAAGAAATTACAGAACGCTTGAAATATCTATCGACAACCGACAAAGACAAAATTGAAGCTAAAGGAAAAGACCGTCAGGAAATCGAGTTTTTTGCCAAGTTCATTCTTTGTTCAAACAATGAAGATAATTTTATCCAAATAGACGAAGAAGAAATTCGCTTTTGGATTCGTAAGATTCGTCCCATTCAAACCGAAGATGTATTCTTTCTTAAAAAGCTGTATAAAGAAATCCCTTATTTTCTGAAGTTCCTTCAAACAAGAAAATATTTTTCTGAACAAAAAACACGCATGTGGTTTAAACCCGAACAAATCATGACAGCTTCTTTACTGAAATTGGTCAATCGTAATAAAGAAGAAATATTGATTTTAGAGCTTCTGCATGAATGTTTTGAGAAAATAGATGAAGAAGAACTTAAAGTAGCTCCTAACGATCTTTATCTTTTGTTGCGCAGGCACAACAGCAAAATTTCTATTTCTGCTAATGAAATAAGAAATATTTTGAAACGATGGAATTTCAATCCCGAAGATAATACAAAGTCTTATCAGGGAATTGAACTATTGTCACATGGCGAGTTTATAAAAGTAGATCGTAGAGGACGATTTTACACCATTAAAAAGTTTTTGTTTTATAAATTATTTGATGCTTTGATGCAAAATGATGATAAAGCCTTGTAA
- a CDS encoding efflux RND transporter permease subunit, with product MKISEISIKRPSVIIVLFSLLLLGGIASYFSLGYELIPKFDVNVITVQTVYPGAAPEEVETSVTKVIEDAVSSLENVKKIESKSMESVSVVMITLNTGADVNFLLTDAQRKINAVVNDLPDDAKTPSLSKFSLDDVAIMNLSVTSNLTEKELYDLLDQKIQPVFARINGVAKVDMVGGEEREIQVKVFPEKLTGYGLTINQVQQILAASNLDFPTGNIKTRNNQTTIRLSGKFSSLEQMRDLPITTPSGATIRLSDIAEVSDGIKDVEKIARIDMQNTILLQVFKQSDANAVEVSNLVKKTIETVQTDYADQNIKISVASDSTDYTINAADHVMVDLGIAVVLVAFIMLFFLHSLRDAAIATFAIPLSLIATFIALKMFGYTLNLMSLLGLSLVVGILVDDAIVVIENIHRHMEMGKNKVRASYDGAKEIGFTVTAITMVIVVVFLPIALSTGLVSDILRQFCVTVMIATMFSFLVSFTVVPWLYSRFGKLQHISKHSFFGKILNGFEAGLSKLTHGISGILVWSLKNRWNKIITLAITLVMFFASLGLVGAGYIGGDFFPASDKEEFYVQFELDKDASIEQTNILIQKAEAYLAKKPEIDKIITTVGQSSDGMMSTSGTKYKGEIQVFLEDGHKKKEPTKVYAARLKREMENIAIGAKVKTINVGLMGAEQAPLNLTVIAPTQEVALEYAEKAAELLANIPGSSQIKLTSEDGSPEVVVKLDRDKMNSLGLNVATVGGTMQTAFSGNTDTKFRAGDTEYDINIRYDDMGRGTIDDVKSTKFINSNGESITLDQFADVTYGSGPSLLERRDKSPSVSIQSQVVGKPAGTLADEWQAQFEKLELKPGVTFKWGGNKENQDEGFGTLGIALLAAILLVYSVMVILYDSFSKPFIILFSIPLSFIGALLFLALTNETLNIFTILGIIMLIGLVAKNAIMLVDFANHKIELGASVYDALIAANHARFRPILMTTIAMVIGMLPIAMATGDGADTNRGLAIVIIGGLLSSLFLTLIIVPVVYSIFDSIGRRFGKKDKDNYSELISADYVPNENYVDEFDDMK from the coding sequence ATGAAAATATCTGAAATATCAATTAAAAGACCCAGTGTAATTATAGTACTTTTTTCGTTACTATTACTGGGTGGTATCGCTTCGTATTTCTCTTTAGGATATGAGCTGATTCCAAAGTTTGACGTAAACGTAATTACTGTACAAACGGTTTATCCTGGAGCTGCTCCAGAAGAGGTAGAAACCTCTGTAACCAAAGTAATCGAAGATGCAGTTTCGTCGCTAGAAAATGTTAAGAAAATTGAATCAAAATCAATGGAAAGTGTTTCTGTGGTTATGATTACATTAAATACTGGCGCCGATGTAAATTTCCTGCTTACCGATGCTCAACGTAAAATTAATGCCGTAGTCAACGATTTACCCGACGATGCCAAAACGCCATCGTTAAGTAAATTCTCGTTAGATGATGTGGCGATTATGAACCTTTCGGTAACATCGAATTTAACAGAAAAAGAATTATACGATTTATTAGACCAAAAAATTCAGCCGGTTTTTGCACGTATTAATGGTGTTGCAAAAGTTGACATGGTTGGAGGTGAAGAAAGAGAAATTCAAGTTAAGGTTTTTCCTGAAAAACTTACAGGTTACGGTTTAACTATTAATCAAGTTCAACAAATTCTTGCGGCTTCCAACTTAGATTTTCCTACCGGAAATATTAAAACAAGAAACAATCAAACAACGATTCGTTTATCTGGTAAATTCAGTTCGTTAGAACAAATGCGCGATTTACCTATAACAACTCCATCAGGAGCTACCATTCGTTTAAGTGATATTGCTGAGGTTTCTGACGGAATTAAAGACGTTGAAAAGATTGCACGTATCGATATGCAAAATACCATCTTATTACAGGTGTTTAAACAATCTGATGCGAATGCGGTAGAAGTTTCGAATCTAGTTAAGAAAACTATCGAAACAGTTCAGACAGATTATGCAGACCAGAATATTAAAATTTCTGTTGCATCCGATTCAACAGATTATACCATCAATGCTGCAGACCACGTAATGGTCGATTTAGGTATTGCGGTTGTGTTAGTAGCATTTATTATGTTATTCTTCTTACACAGTTTACGTGATGCTGCAATTGCAACATTTGCAATTCCGTTATCGTTAATTGCTACTTTTATTGCATTAAAAATGTTTGGTTATACCTTAAACTTAATGTCATTATTAGGACTTTCGCTTGTGGTTGGTATTCTTGTGGATGATGCCATTGTGGTAATCGAAAACATTCACCGTCACATGGAAATGGGTAAAAATAAAGTTCGTGCTTCATACGATGGTGCAAAAGAAATTGGATTTACAGTAACAGCGATTACCATGGTAATTGTGGTAGTATTCTTACCAATTGCGCTATCAACTGGTTTGGTTTCTGATATCTTACGTCAGTTCTGTGTAACAGTAATGATTGCAACAATGTTCTCGTTCTTGGTGTCATTTACAGTTGTGCCTTGGTTATATTCTCGTTTTGGTAAATTACAACACATCAGTAAGCATTCTTTCTTCGGAAAAATATTAAACGGATTTGAAGCTGGTTTATCAAAATTAACTCACGGAATTTCTGGAATCTTAGTTTGGTCGTTAAAAAACAGATGGAATAAGATTATCACTTTAGCAATTACATTGGTTATGTTCTTTGCTTCTTTAGGATTAGTTGGTGCAGGTTATATTGGAGGGGATTTCTTCCCAGCGAGTGATAAAGAAGAATTCTATGTTCAGTTTGAGTTAGATAAAGATGCGTCAATTGAGCAGACCAATATCTTGATTCAAAAAGCGGAAGCTTATTTAGCTAAAAAACCTGAAATAGATAAAATTATTACTACTGTAGGTCAATCTTCAGATGGAATGATGTCAACTTCAGGAACTAAATATAAAGGTGAAATTCAAGTCTTTTTAGAAGATGGACATAAGAAAAAAGAGCCAACAAAAGTTTATGCGGCTAGGTTAAAACGTGAAATGGAAAACATTGCTATTGGTGCAAAAGTTAAAACTATTAATGTTGGATTAATGGGAGCAGAACAAGCGCCATTAAACTTAACTGTAATTGCTCCAACGCAAGAAGTTGCATTAGAATATGCTGAAAAAGCTGCTGAATTATTAGCTAATATTCCAGGTTCTTCTCAAATTAAATTGACTTCAGAAGATGGTTCGCCAGAGGTTGTAGTTAAATTAGACCGTGATAAGATGAACTCTTTAGGTTTAAATGTTGCAACAGTTGGGGGAACAATGCAAACAGCTTTCTCTGGTAATACAGATACAAAATTTAGAGCAGGTGATACAGAGTACGATATCAATATTCGTTATGACGATATGGGTAGAGGTACTATTGATGATGTGAAATCAACTAAGTTCATAAACAGTAATGGAGAAAGTATTACATTAGACCAATTTGCTGATGTTACTTATGGTTCTGGACCATCGTTATTAGAGCGTAGAGATAAATCTCCATCGGTTTCTATTCAATCTCAAGTTGTTGGAAAACCTGCGGGTACTTTAGCTGACGAATGGCAAGCACAATTTGAAAAATTAGAATTAAAACCAGGGGTAACTTTTAAATGGGGTGGAAATAAAGAAAACCAAGATGAAGGTTTTGGTACTTTAGGAATTGCATTATTAGCTGCTATTTTATTAGTTTATTCTGTAATGGTAATTTTATATGATAGTTTCTCTAAACCGTTTATTATCTTATTCTCAATTCCATTATCGTTCATTGGAGCTTTATTGTTCTTAGCATTAACAAACGAGACGTTAAATATTTTTACTATTTTAGGTATCATTATGTTAATTGGACTTGTGGCCAAGAATGCGATTATGTTAGTGGATTTCGCGAATCATAAAATTGAGTTAGGAGCTAGTGTTTATGATGCTTTAATTGCAGCAAATCATGCGCGTTTCCGTCCGATTTTAATGACGACTATTGCGATGGTTATTGGTATGTTACCAATTGCAATGGCTACAGGTGATGGAGCTGACACAAACCGAGGATTAGCAATTGTAATTATTGGTGGTTTATTATCATCATTATTCTTAACCTTAATTATTGTACCGGTTGTTTATTCTATTTTTGATAGTATTGGTAGAAGATTTGGTAAAAAAGATAAAGACAATTATTCTGAATTAATTTCAGCTGACTACGTTCCGAATGAGAATTATGTTGATGAATTTGATGATATGAAATAA
- the mce gene encoding methylmalonyl-CoA epimerase produces MRKIEHIGIAVKDLQTSNLIFEKLFGAPAYKEEEVASEGVKTSFFMNGPNKIELLEATNPDSPIAKFLEKKGEGIHHIAFDVEDIVSEIERLKNEGFTVLNEIPKKGADNKLVTFLHPKTTNGVLIELCQEIK; encoded by the coding sequence ATGAGAAAAATAGAACATATCGGAATTGCGGTAAAAGATTTACAAACCTCAAATTTAATTTTCGAAAAATTATTTGGAGCTCCAGCTTATAAAGAAGAAGAAGTAGCATCTGAAGGCGTAAAGACCTCTTTTTTTATGAACGGTCCAAATAAGATTGAATTGTTAGAAGCAACAAATCCAGATTCACCTATTGCTAAATTTTTAGAAAAAAAAGGCGAAGGAATTCATCATATTGCTTTTGATGTTGAGGATATTGTTTCTGAAATAGAACGTTTAAAAAATGAAGGATTTACAGTTCTTAACGAAATTCCAAAAAAAGGTGCTGATAATAAATTAGTTACATTTTTACATCCTAAAACTACAAATGGCGTTTTGATAGAACTTTGTCAAGAGATAAAATAA
- a CDS encoding ABC transporter permease has product MNVPFYIAKRYAFSQSKTKAINTITKISTFGIIVSAMALFVVLSVFSGLKTFNLSFTNEIDPDITIEPIHGKSISLTENEIQKINNLKEILAYSCVVEERVVFNFGEKQLVANIKGIDSLYNNVTKISNHVIYGDWLLHNTNQVVLGQMIANNLSVGTYSEDKSLEVLAMKPGEGAFDSPEDAYNKFNIHPIGIYSLQNSDVDGKYIYADIRLAQELLEWNKNQYSKIEFKIANEFSENQAKKALVQIFGDKYQIKNRSELNASLHKMHQTESIAIYLIFTLVIIVTLFSLAGALIMMILEKKEHLKTLNDIGVSIKNLKRIFLFQGMLLSTLGAFFGLILGFLIVYLQYKFQFITISEQVPYPVEINVLNIIIVFFTIFILSFFASLLASTRINKKYLYT; this is encoded by the coding sequence TTGAACGTACCTTTTTACATAGCCAAACGTTACGCTTTTAGTCAAAGTAAGACCAAAGCAATTAACACAATTACTAAAATTTCGACCTTTGGAATTATAGTAAGTGCTATGGCATTATTTGTTGTTTTATCTGTTTTCAGTGGTTTAAAAACATTCAACCTTTCGTTTACAAACGAAATTGATCCTGATATTACGATAGAACCTATTCATGGAAAATCAATTTCTTTAACTGAAAATGAAATTCAAAAAATAAATAATCTAAAAGAAATTTTAGCATATTCTTGCGTAGTTGAAGAACGAGTTGTTTTTAATTTTGGAGAAAAACAATTAGTTGCTAACATCAAAGGTATTGATTCTTTGTATAATAATGTAACTAAAATTAGCAATCATGTAATTTATGGAGATTGGCTACTTCATAATACAAATCAAGTTGTTTTAGGTCAAATGATTGCAAATAACTTATCAGTCGGAACTTATTCTGAAGATAAATCCCTAGAAGTTTTGGCGATGAAACCTGGTGAAGGTGCATTTGATTCTCCAGAAGATGCTTATAACAAATTCAACATTCATCCAATTGGTATTTATTCTCTTCAAAATTCAGATGTTGATGGAAAATACATTTACGCCGACATTCGTTTAGCTCAAGAACTTTTGGAATGGAATAAGAATCAATATTCAAAAATTGAATTCAAAATTGCAAATGAATTTTCAGAAAACCAAGCTAAAAAAGCTTTAGTACAAATTTTTGGAGATAAATATCAAATAAAAAATCGTTCCGAGTTAAATGCGAGTTTGCACAAAATGCATCAAACAGAAAGCATTGCTATATATTTAATTTTCACCTTAGTTATTATCGTCACATTGTTTTCGTTAGCTGGAGCATTAATCATGATGATTTTAGAAAAAAAAGAGCATCTAAAAACATTGAATGATATTGGAGTTAGTATAAAAAATTTAAAACGAATTTTTCTTTTTCAAGGAATGCTTCTTTCTACACTTGGAGCATTTTTTGGTCTGATATTAGGCTTCCTTATTGTTTATCTACAATATAAATTTCAATTCATAACCATTTCAGAACAAGTCCCATATCCTGTTGAAATTAATGTTTTGAATATAATTATTGTATTTTTTACGATATTTATTTTATCGTTTTTTGCATCACTTCTAGCATCAACACGTATAAATAAAAAATATTTATACACTTAA
- a CDS encoding helix-turn-helix domain-containing protein translates to MDNKIFISKLDRLESIVQELSKKQDAFIEKALMKLSLNSKDIYSSEEAAEFLSIEVKYIYQLTHQRKIRYSKKKGQKKIYFRKEDLLDYLNGEIMSTTEDLENAHASVWKK, encoded by the coding sequence ATGGACAACAAAATTTTTATTTCCAAACTTGATCGGTTAGAGTCAATCGTTCAGGAACTTTCAAAGAAGCAAGACGCTTTTATTGAGAAAGCATTGATGAAATTATCTTTAAACAGTAAAGATATTTACTCCTCTGAAGAGGCAGCTGAATTTTTATCAATCGAAGTTAAATACATCTATCAACTTACCCATCAACGAAAGATTAGGTATTCAAAGAAAAAAGGACAAAAGAAAATTTATTTTAGAAAAGAAGATCTTTTAGACTATTTAAATGGAGAGATCATGAGCACCACAGAAGACTTAGAAAATGCTCACGCTTCTGTATGGAAGAAATAG
- a CDS encoding polyprenyl synthetase family protein, whose protein sequence is MNSISKYKEITSKYISSLKIEKTPNELYDPIKYILSLGGKQLRPVLTLFTAEIFGAKYEKALYAATAIELFHNFSLIHDDIMDDAPLRRGHKTVHEKWNINTGILSGDAMLILAYQYFENYEPQIFKELAQLFSKTALEVCEGQQMDINFETRTDVSVSEYIKMIQYKTAVLVGAALQMGAIVAETSIENKKAIYDFGLNLGIAFQLQDDYLDAFGDATTFGKQIGGDILENKKTYLYLLALENANTEQKQDLQTWFASTENNSQEKINEVKYIFENTKATLATQKQIEDYTDKALAILNDLEINENHKNELRIFALELMNRAV, encoded by the coding sequence ATGAATTCAATTTCAAAATACAAAGAGATTACCTCAAAATATATCAGTTCATTAAAAATTGAAAAAACGCCAAACGAACTTTACGACCCAATCAAATACATTTTGTCGCTAGGCGGAAAACAACTTAGACCAGTTTTAACTCTTTTCACAGCAGAAATTTTCGGCGCTAAATATGAAAAAGCATTATATGCAGCAACAGCCATTGAACTTTTTCATAATTTTTCACTTATTCACGACGACATCATGGACGATGCACCTTTGCGCAGAGGTCATAAAACAGTTCACGAAAAATGGAATATCAATACCGGTATTTTATCTGGAGATGCAATGCTTATTTTAGCATATCAATATTTTGAAAATTACGAACCACAAATCTTTAAAGAATTGGCGCAACTTTTCAGCAAAACAGCTTTAGAGGTTTGTGAAGGTCAACAAATGGATATTAATTTTGAAACTAGAACTGACGTTTCTGTTTCTGAATACATTAAAATGATTCAATACAAAACTGCTGTTCTAGTTGGCGCAGCTTTACAAATGGGTGCAATTGTTGCAGAAACTTCAATCGAAAACAAAAAGGCTATTTATGATTTTGGTTTAAATCTAGGGATTGCCTTTCAATTACAAGACGATTATTTAGATGCATTTGGGGATGCCACTACTTTTGGAAAACAAATTGGAGGAGACATTTTAGAAAACAAAAAAACGTACCTTTATTTACTTGCCTTAGAAAACGCAAATACAGAACAAAAACAGGATTTACAAACTTGGTTTGCATCAACTGAAAACAACAGTCAAGAAAAAATAAACGAAGTAAAATATATTTTTGAAAATACTAAAGCAACATTAGCTACACAAAAACAAATAGAAGATTACACGGACAAAGCTTTAGCTATTTTGAACGATTTAGAAATAAACGAAAATCACAAAAACGAATTGCGTATTTTTGCTTTAGAATTAATGAACAGAGCTGTATAA
- a CDS encoding efflux RND transporter periplasmic adaptor subunit has translation MKKVIITGIVVIAALAGIMYVLNKNKATAEMQTQIVAEKNAAIMVRVEPVEFKEVNGQYIANGIFMPKQDVKISTETPGVVSRVNVSEGSFVKAGQILAVVKSDKQNVSVANAQAVYNNAKAEVARFESAYATGGVTKQQLDNVKLQLVNAKNNLESAQITASDVNITASFSGIVNKKNIEPGSYVNPGQEVFEIVNVSTLKLRVNVDEKNVGSLKIGQAIKVESPVLTGKTFTGKITFIAPKADGSLNFPVDLEIQNNPDNELKAGMYGNAYFGDSQMSNVLVVSRNAFVGSVSSNEVFVLRDGKSYLTKVTVGRTFGDLIEITSGLKAGEQVIVSGQINLVNEAVVEIIK, from the coding sequence ATGAAAAAAGTAATCATTACTGGAATCGTTGTAATTGCTGCATTAGCTGGAATTATGTATGTATTGAATAAAAACAAAGCAACTGCTGAAATGCAAACACAAATTGTTGCTGAGAAAAATGCAGCGATAATGGTTCGTGTAGAGCCTGTTGAATTTAAAGAAGTTAACGGACAATATATTGCTAATGGTATTTTTATGCCTAAACAAGATGTGAAAATTTCTACAGAAACTCCAGGTGTTGTTTCTCGTGTTAATGTTTCTGAAGGTTCGTTTGTGAAAGCTGGTCAAATTTTGGCAGTCGTTAAAAGCGATAAACAAAATGTTAGTGTAGCAAATGCTCAGGCAGTTTATAACAATGCTAAAGCTGAAGTAGCTCGTTTTGAAAGCGCTTATGCAACTGGTGGAGTTACCAAACAACAATTAGATAATGTAAAATTACAATTGGTTAACGCTAAAAATAATTTAGAGAGTGCTCAAATTACGGCATCTGATGTTAATATTACTGCATCTTTCTCTGGAATTGTAAATAAGAAAAATATCGAACCGGGTTCTTACGTTAATCCAGGTCAAGAAGTTTTCGAAATCGTGAACGTATCAACTTTAAAATTACGTGTAAATGTTGACGAAAAAAATGTCGGAAGTCTAAAAATTGGTCAAGCTATAAAAGTTGAATCTCCAGTTTTAACAGGAAAAACGTTCACAGGAAAAATTACTTTCATTGCACCTAAAGCAGACGGAAGTTTAAATTTCCCAGTTGACTTAGAAATTCAAAATAATCCAGATAACGAATTGAAAGCTGGTATGTACGGAAATGCATATTTTGGAGATTCGCAAATGTCTAACGTATTAGTAGTTTCTCGTAACGCATTTGTTGGTTCAGTTAGTTCAAATGAAGTTTTTGTTTTAAGAGACGGAAAATCATATTTAACTAAAGTTACTGTTGGTAGAACTTTTGGCGATTTAATCGAAATTACATCTGGATTAAAAGCTGGTGAGCAAGTTATTGTTTCAGGACAAATTAACTTAGTAAACGAAGCAGTAGTTGAAATCATCAAATAA